The nucleotide window ACTGAAAAAGGCACATCTCTTTCGGTATTCTGCTGAAATGTATAACCTCACTAGGTATGAGGAAGcgtcagacaaacccaaattggGAAATATTCTACTAAATATGGCActcttggcagaaagtgaagaagagctaaagggcctcctgatgaaagaggagagtgaaaaagttggctgaaaactcaatgttcataaaactaaaatcatggcatctggtcccatcccttcatggcaaatagatggggaaacagtggaaacagtgagacaatttattttcttgggcttcaaaatcactgaaaacagtgactgcagccatgaaattaaaaggcacttgctccttggaagaaaagctatggccaacctagacagcatattaaaaagcagagacattactttgccaacaaaggtctgtctagtcaaggctatggtttttccagtagtcatgtatggatgtgagagttggactgtgaagaaagctgagcgccgaagaattgatgcttttgaactgtggtgttggagaagactcttgagagtcccttggactgcaaggagatccaaccagttcattctgaaggagatcagtcctgaatattcattggaagaaatgatgctgaaactgaagctccaatactttggccacctgatgcaaagtactgacatttgaaaagaccctgattctgggaaagattggaggcgggaggagcaggggacaacagaggatgagatggttggatggcatcactgactcaatggacatgactttgagcaagcttgggagttggtgatagacagggaggcctcacgggctgcagcccatggtgtcaccaagttggacactactgagcaactgtgaagcaacttagcagcagcagcagcagaagcagagcaACTGAAAAGAACTACTAAATATCCAACAGTTTAAAATTGTAAAGGACAGGAAACTCAAGGAAAGATGGAGTAACTCtcactaactggaaaagactgaaaatatatGGGAGCAAAGACAATGTGAAGTGGATCCTGGAaccgaaaaagaaaaaaaaaaagatgttaatgaaagaaatttttgTACAAAATTAATTTGGCTTGATAATTGCACTATGGTTATAAAAGTTATTAGGGGACATTGAGAAATGGATATATGagaatttttttgtatgtttaagCAACTTTTtataatctaaaattatttcagtataTGAAGTTCAAAAGGAATATAATGCCAGGGTctagccccagcaggatccaagGGTACCCTCAGGATGGATGGTGTTGGCAAGAGAGATGACACGGGTCTtataatggactggaacctgatGGTCTGGGGTCAAAcgataagaaaataaaggagaaagaataaagaagagagaaagaggctgatgttccttggtttacacagaaagccaatataGCCCCTGAGACGGGACTTGttctgttcacggaggcctcaggcaCCCTCTCAATGGGGCGGAGACACAGAGCGCCTTCTGGattgggtcttagaagcctgggcaaaaaagtgaactcagagagcctctgtgtTCCAGGGAGTCagcctgaaaaaagaagagagagagagagaaagaaagaaagacacagagaccAGAGCTCTGGTGAAGTGGGATccacagttttattttcaaaaggggcTTTTATACTCTGAGTTACACATTTCCAGAAGTGAAAGATACAAAGTCAGGCAGAGTCAGCTCAATATTACATCAGTTTGACCTTCATCGGGACCAGGATGTTTTCTGCATACCTTTTCATTTATAAGGGTCTTTGTGttatgtacattatcttctggcctggaggtctgttgacattttatgacccttttttgataaaggttgatcaaccagaaaacttgttttagttgaagtgttttttctttatatttctaatctgtgtcagcctcagaaagtactaaacagagttacattctcacagagcaaaggtgcagtgggtcacaacaaagaaagaacttattagcttaaaggtctgatgtggttaataccaaggctactacttgtttttcttacattccaactacattaactaatgcactcccaggtgcacaatggataagggatatgggaacttggcagtAAGCATcggcccaataatgaagccctttaccagtactattctaataatttttcattcttaaagGGCTCTATGCCCATTAGGATTTTTAGAATGTTTAGGCATCCCATGCCTTTCATGGTTGGgaagttgtgaacaatcatgtgcgtTAGTTGTAAGAGTAAGAAAAAAACCTGTCAagcaagctagaatgccaacagaggggttagaatagaaatattcctttcatgcccaggagacttatcaACTTAGAGCCCTAAGCTGATTttctccagagaaaggtggttggggatagccccctgATAATATCAGAAGAGTGGTTGAAAGGCATAATATAGTAAACAGcagacagacagattttggttttggggtagatgctcgaacAGGTCCAGGGAATCCCTCGAGTCCTGATccgcctttgcctgtcaggtcttCTCCGCacgacctttgtcatgggtgggatctcccgtggtggctcccggcAATATACAAGTactctttctgtttcattgatttgatCATTTATGACTtctttcatgcatcaaactttgTTAAGAACCAGTCATATATTGAACACTATTAAGGATGGAGCAGTGAACATACCAGATAAAGTCAATATTTTTATGGCGCATATAATCTAGATTAATCCAGATCAGGAAATTCAAGACagacaaagatataaaaaaggaTGAGTTAATTTCTGATAGCGATGGGTTTATGTACACACTAAGCCATTGTCAGTTATGGGGAATTTAAAGACTTATTTGTAAGGAGTGATTCAAGCTGAGTAGTCAGAAAAAGCTTCTCTAGGAGAAGAGAGAATGCAAAGTCATTCTGGCTGTTACTTAGAACTGGAGGGCAGAAAACCTGAAGTGGAAACAAAGTATGTCTGTTTGAAGGACTGAAAGGCACTCAAAGAAGTGTGAATATTTAATGGAGAGGAAAGGGGTTACCAGATGAACTGATGGATGTGGTCATAGCTTGGACATGTTGGATTATGTCAGCTATGTTTCCCAAGCTGTATCCAGGTGTagcataaaaatgaaagcaagtaaGTTAAATCTGAATGtcatataaatacattatttttagtttaagtATCCCTCTTGCAATCTTCGGGAAATCCAATCTTCTGAATTTTGATTTgaaaatcaatattttgaaattcaaatcTAATTGCATGTCTGGCATCTACTCTAGCAATCCCAATGTGGAAAACTTACAGGATTTCAGTAAAGGAAAGTTAGATCTAATTTGTGCCATGCGTGCTATGAGATGGAAAAGAAATTAGACTAGGGAGTATAGAGAATCATGAATGCAATTTGTCTTAAATTTCTAATCACTATTCATCTATGAAAATATAGTGTTAATTTGAAGATATATAGAATAACATtggaaatatatatgaaaattatatatgaagTAATAAGACTGAAAATGGAATTGAAATTGATTGTACAAAAGAATGCATCCAAAGTGCTCCAATCAAACAGAGTTTAGGTAAAGACTAGTGACTATATGAGTGGGGTGAACACATCTTTGGGAACTCTAAAATTTGAGGACAAAATCTGAGGAGACTAAAGAGAGCACACTGAGAAGAAGCAGCTGCTGAGGTGGGAAATGAACCAAAGCTGTGTGCATAGGGTGAAGCTAAAGGTTGaagtttttaagaataaaaaaagaggTTGGTGGATCTAACTGTACTCAGAAGCTGGGGAAAATGAACACTTGACCTCTGGATTTGACAAGACTCAgcagtttttgtttgcttattttatatttggccatgccacatggcatatgggatctaaatTTCCctaccagagatggaacccatacccactgcagtgaaagctttgagtcttaaccactgggccaccagggaagtcttgatgATTTCTGCAGAAGCATTTCAGTAGAGTAGTGGAGGCCAAAGGCCAAAAAAATATGACTGAAGTGCTAAAGGCATACTAAAATACCTCCATGGAAGTACACATATGACATTTTGCTGTGAAGCAGAATATGGCAACAGAGATTACTTTGAAGGGTATGAAAGGTGAAATAagacttgctttattttttggaatatatTTGAGAATTGAGTATATTCAGAACAACACACCAgagaagaatgggagaaaagaatgaTCCTGTGCAAAGCTCACTCTGATATGATCAGAGAGGGCAACTCAACTAGGGAGAAACAAATTAAttcctgaaaataaataataggagaaaaaaaatctagtaaaTGTTGTAATTAGGAATATTGTGTTGTCTAAAAAGTAAtgtattctgtattttaaaatcaagaacacAAAACTACAGGTTAgttgtaatgtttaaaaaaattaactgataTAATTATGGCTTACCAAAATTAGCCACTGTTCTAAGGACTTAAATATCCTTGAAGACTAATTGTTCTGTTATTTCAACTGGTTTTTACTAAAAACTTAACTTATTGTTTGACTGATTTTTCACTGTGGGAGTTGAAGCTATTGCTAGTTTCTATATGAGAAATTGAAGATGTCCTCTGCTCACAATATCTCAGTCCAGTAGATAGTGAATTAAATATCATAATagcatatttactttaaaaaatgcaccTAACAAGAAacacacatgtaaaatagattCAAAAACGCATGATGGAAGAAAAGTTGGATGCTCTAAAGATCTGACCTCCAGCATGGAAATACTTTTGAATTTCATTAAGACGCTATGTTCTCTTGACCCATTTGCATAGCTATGATGTTAGATGAATCAGGTAACTTAACAAAATCTATGTCCATGTTGTGATGATCCCCAAAGAGAGTTGATTAAAGTGCAGAGGATGTCTAAGTTCTTAAACCATCTTCACTGCAATGTAAACCAGCATCAAATTTTACTGTCTAATTCCTATCTAAGTTTACCTGAAAAGTTAGTcacagttgtatctgactcattgAAACCCATGAACTGTGCCCaacatgcttctctgtccatgggattgcccaggcaagaatactggagcgggttgccatttccttctccagggcatcttactggcctagggatccaacccaagtctcctgcattgtaggcatattcttgcCCATGGTTacctgatcagatcagatcagatcagatcagtcgctcagtcgtgtccaactctttgtgaccccgtgaatcgcagcacgccaggcctcctgtccatcaccaactccgggagttcactgagactcatgtccatcaagtcagtgatgccatccagccatctcatcctctgtcgtccccttctcctcttgcccccaatccctcccagcatcagagtctttcccaatgagtcaacttttcgcatgaggtggccaaagtactggagtttcagctttagcatcattccttccaaagaaatcccagggctgatctccttcagaatgaactggttggatctccttgcagtccaagggactctcaagagtcttctccaacaccacagttcaaaagcatcaattcttctgcgctcggccttcttcacagtccaactctctcatctatacatgaccacaggaaaaaccatagccttgactagacgaacctttgttggcaaagtaatgtctctgcttttgaatatgctatctaggttggtcataactttccttccaaggagtaagcatcttttaatttcatggctgcagtcaccatctgcagtgattttggagcccagaaaaataaagtctgacactatttccactgttttcccatctatttcccatacaAAAATGATATTTTGGTATTTTGAAGAAGAATTATCACTGTATATCAGAAATTCTTGTGATgtacaaataaagctgctttcCCACAAGGATTTTCTTAAAGACACAGAAATACACTTTTTGTCTATAACCCTACTATCATTTTTCTTTGGCTATCCAAAAGGATGAATTATCACAAAGATTTGAACGAAGATAAGTTGTAATTCAAGGGCTATGCAAGAGAGCTCAGTATAGCAGGTTACAAAGCTTTTGATTTGATgtattgaggctgaaactccaatactttggccaccttatgcaaagaattgactcatttgaaaagaccatgatactgggaaagattgaaggtgggaggagaagggaaaaactgaggatgagatggttggatggcatcactgactcaatggacatgagtttgagtaaactctgggagttggtggtggacagtgaggtgtggagtgctacagtccatggggtcacagaaagtcagacatgactgagcgactgaactgactgaactgactgactgaaaaggAACAGTTCTCTAATTTATTGCTAATGCACACATGAAAGTTGGAaagttacttaaaatattaagtaattaattagggaggaaaggaaaatgtaGAAATTGGGTTTCAGAAAATTACTTCTATTCTCATGTTCTTCACTAGAAAttgaacataaataaaatttatactcaTCAACACATAGGAAAGATGACATTTTTTTCAGAACTGATTCCTTTGacatttttataagtaaaataatcAACTTTGTGAACATGAAAGATCCATTATGGGTTTgcttagaaaagacactgaattACTGGAAAAAGCCCAACAATTTAGAACACAATTTAAGATTCAAAGGAATTTTTTTGGTATGAAGTGTTACAAAATAACAACCCTAGTGGGGTCCAATAACTAACATATCTTCTTTTTATGATATAAAGAATGGTTCTAAGAAGTTAAAATGAACATGTAATCTGGGACAGGACTGTGTAGGTGTGAGTGTATGTCTCCTCTCATCCAAACGCTCATTTAAATTAAAGGAATCCAAACTAAGATGTCCACACAGCAATCCTGCTGAATTTCTCTGAGGTTTCATCTTTGGTTGTGAACAACAAACTAATTAGATCAGTCATAAAGCTAGCCAATGGCATGAAGGTGGGTGGGTCACACCCACACTCAGGGCATATAAAAGGCCCTCTGCAGGGAGAAATGTCCACACTCAAGTGACACTTCTGCTCTCCTTCTCTACCCGAGAACAACCTCAACCACCAACACCATGTGTGGCTACTACGGAAACTACTATGGTGGCCTCGGCTGTGGAAGCTACGGCTATGGAGGCCTGGGCTGTGGCTATGGCTCCTGCTACGGCTCTGGCTTCCGCAGGCTGGGCTGTGGCTATGGCTATGGCTCCCGCTCTCTCTGTGGCTGTGGCTATGGATGCGGCTATGGCTCTGGCTTTGGCTGCTACTATTGAGGACACCATGGAAGACTCTCATCCTCTACACCTGGACACCAGGATTCACCAGTTCTGAAGCCCTCATGTTCTGTGTCTTTCCCCTGGATGATGATTAGGCTGCATCATGGAAGTTTAGTGTGGATTATTCCTAGCTTACCTTCTAACCTACATTCTTTGAATTTACATCATTAAGTAACATAAAGTGAAGTCCACCTTGACTTCAGAGTTCTGCTTTCATCAAGATGATGATACCACAGTAACTGACTTGATGCCTTCCATGCTGTCTTTGTTTTAACCTAATAAACTTGTTCAATGCAAATAGTAATACTGCTTTTTATGTCAGTTATTTGATATGAAATATTACTTGCAGACACTTTTTGGCAGAATTCTATTCTTTGTGTTTGTACAACTGAGGGGCTCAGCACTGACTGTTGGTGGGAG belongs to Bubalus bubalis isolate 160015118507 breed Murrah chromosome 1, NDDB_SH_1, whole genome shotgun sequence and includes:
- the LOC123333163 gene encoding keratin-associated protein 6-1-like codes for the protein MCGYYGNYYGGLGCGSYGYGGLGCGYGSCYGSGFRRLGCGYGYGSRSLCGCGYGCGYGYGSRSLCGCGYGYGSGYGSGFGCYY